Proteins encoded together in one Leptospira bourretii window:
- a CDS encoding SRPBCC family protein: MKLESNETINPELDLVLERIVEVPVEMVWNAWTKPEQLKQWFTPVPWKTIDCRIDLKPGGEFYTLMQSPEGNQFPNNGCFLEVVPLEKLVFTDSLLSGFRPSGNSFMTAFVTMESIGTATKYKAIAKHKDPETKKQHEDMGFMDGWGTALDQLVAFTKTLTK, encoded by the coding sequence ATGAAGTTAGAATCAAATGAAACAATCAATCCCGAATTGGATTTGGTGTTGGAAAGAATCGTTGAAGTACCAGTGGAAATGGTTTGGAATGCTTGGACAAAACCAGAACAGTTAAAACAGTGGTTTACTCCTGTTCCATGGAAAACAATTGATTGTCGGATCGATTTAAAACCTGGTGGCGAGTTTTACACTTTGATGCAATCACCTGAAGGCAACCAATTCCCAAATAACGGCTGTTTTCTGGAAGTGGTTCCACTAGAAAAATTGGTTTTCACCGACAGCCTACTTTCAGGTTTTAGACCTTCTGGAAATAGTTTCATGACTGCATTCGTTACAATGGAGTCAATTGGAACTGCGACAAAATACAAAGCAATTGCCAAACACAAAGACCCTGAAACAAAAAAACAACATGAAGACATGGGCTTTATGGATGGATGGGGTACCGCCCTAGACCAACTAGTGGCATTTACAAAAACGTTAACAAAATAA
- a CDS encoding ArsR/SmtB family transcription factor codes for MVKRNYSIDVVLHALSDPTRRQVIERLGIGPTSVSDLASPFSMAMPSFMQHLDILESSQLIYTEKVGRVRICYLNQNPFSVMENWLQLQKSQWETRLNQLDSFLLKTRGKT; via the coding sequence ATGGTCAAAAGGAACTACAGCATTGATGTTGTTTTGCATGCCTTATCGGATCCGACAAGGCGACAAGTCATCGAACGTTTAGGAATTGGACCAACAAGTGTGAGTGATTTGGCATCGCCATTTTCGATGGCAATGCCTTCTTTTATGCAACACTTGGATATTTTGGAATCTTCCCAACTGATCTATACGGAAAAAGTTGGAAGGGTTCGGATTTGTTATTTAAACCAAAATCCATTTTCTGTAATGGAAAATTGGTTACAGTTACAAAAGTCACAATGGGAAACTAGGTTAAACCAATTGGACTCATTTTTATTAAAAACGCGGGGGAAAACATGA
- a CDS encoding chloride channel protein, with translation MENSSPSPKNTSPKFQSLFFGIQWILTIGWIAVFVGSASAFFLVALEKVSQLRDLHSSLVYFLPLAGFTIGWFYFHYGKNVSKGNNLLIEEIHSPTSIIPIRMAPLVFFGTIITHLFGGSAGREGTAVQMGGAISHQLVRLFPLRIKDQQTLIILGISAGFSSVFGTPLAATIFSIEVIRLGDYRWNLLFPSLVTAYLSHWVCLFWGVGHSHYPKIPVDLNGIVIVFLVVIAIFSGLVARSFSWCVHNLSQYFSDWVRYPPLRPFVGGIVIILLVGFGLSPIYLGLGLPTIQSAFQIQLPIETFLLKLLVTVVTIGSGFKGGEVTPLFFIGASLGNIFGYFDPSHLSLFVALGFISVFAGASNTPIASAIMGMELFGWEAGILFFIATWIAYIVSGHTSIYQSQLIGKPKLLSRSSDLGKKISDLKK, from the coding sequence ATGGAAAATTCCAGCCCCAGTCCTAAGAACACCAGTCCCAAATTCCAATCCCTTTTCTTTGGAATTCAATGGATCCTGACCATTGGATGGATCGCAGTCTTTGTTGGTTCGGCTTCAGCTTTTTTCCTTGTGGCACTAGAAAAAGTAAGTCAGTTACGTGATTTACATTCCTCGTTGGTTTATTTTCTTCCTTTGGCGGGATTCACCATTGGTTGGTTTTATTTTCACTATGGAAAAAATGTAAGTAAGGGGAATAATCTACTCATTGAAGAGATTCATTCTCCCACTTCGATCATTCCGATTCGAATGGCTCCATTGGTATTTTTTGGAACTATCATAACCCATTTATTTGGTGGTTCTGCAGGGAGAGAAGGGACCGCTGTACAAATGGGGGGAGCTATTTCCCATCAGCTGGTTCGTTTGTTTCCCTTAAGAATTAAAGACCAACAAACTTTGATTATACTAGGAATTAGTGCGGGATTTAGTTCAGTATTTGGAACTCCATTGGCAGCTACTATTTTTTCTATTGAAGTAATTCGACTTGGAGATTATAGATGGAATTTACTTTTTCCTTCTTTGGTAACAGCTTATCTTTCGCATTGGGTTTGTTTGTTTTGGGGAGTTGGTCATTCTCATTATCCAAAAATTCCCGTCGACTTAAATGGAATCGTCATTGTTTTTTTAGTGGTCATTGCAATTTTCTCTGGTTTAGTTGCTCGATCATTCAGTTGGTGTGTTCACAATCTGTCTCAATACTTTTCTGATTGGGTAAGGTATCCTCCTCTTCGACCTTTTGTTGGTGGAATTGTCATTATCCTTTTGGTTGGATTTGGACTTAGCCCAATTTATTTGGGTCTTGGACTTCCCACAATTCAATCAGCATTTCAAATTCAATTGCCAATAGAAACTTTTCTTTTGAAGTTACTAGTAACGGTTGTTACGATTGGATCTGGTTTTAAAGGAGGCGAGGTGACACCTTTGTTTTTTATAGGTGCCAGTTTAGGAAATATTTTTGGTTATTTTGATCCCAGTCATTTATCTTTGTTTGTTGCTCTTGGTTTTATATCTGTTTTTGCAGGGGCAAGTAATACTCCTATTGCATCTGCGATCATGGGAATGGAATTATTTGGATGGGAAGCAGGAATTCTTTTTTTTATAGCTACTTGGATCGCTTATATTGTTTCTGGCCATACCAGTATTTACCAGTCGCAACTCATTGGGAAACCAAAACTCTTGAGTAGGTCTTCCGATCTTGGTAAAAAAATATCGGATTTAAAAAAATAA
- a CDS encoding FecR family protein, with amino-acid sequence MKTKMILIPILLFSLQCSRFQFGSNAANDQTAGAVVTFLQGNITILSQGKESQAKIGDVVRPGDRILSKLGRVDLQTYRGEVIRIKDNSDVLFRDIAGENHPNTELHLWAGNLLVKSVKLKSSQNLSVTSPTMVAGVRGTVFSFELEKGSVPKVKVYEGAVSVAFKTSPKLVEINEGLSAENYNRLVKTLEENEVVLEPGERLEVNPNLNELVYLINAKVAANALTNEELTGFSDFDNGLSKKESVVTPQEKAEAETLVSIRSETIQKQIESPKDNSSNPSEVAVATIEKEHAGKREEALNKIAAEAAKTGFDDEEEIHNHYSVLETIHKSNGDVLSGAVVAQLGDVFIVHSTKGVFQLSIDDIEYVEYKNFSVKTKLKK; translated from the coding sequence ATGAAAACAAAAATGATCCTTATCCCAATCCTCCTATTTTCCTTACAATGCAGTCGTTTCCAATTTGGATCGAATGCTGCAAACGACCAAACTGCTGGTGCAGTGGTGACTTTTTTGCAGGGAAATATCACAATCCTTTCACAAGGAAAAGAGTCCCAAGCAAAAATTGGAGATGTCGTTCGACCAGGGGACCGGATACTTTCCAAACTGGGAAGGGTCGATTTACAAACTTACAGAGGTGAAGTGATCCGGATCAAAGATAATTCTGATGTATTGTTTAGAGACATCGCTGGAGAAAACCATCCCAATACCGAACTTCATTTATGGGCAGGGAACCTTCTTGTAAAATCAGTAAAACTAAAATCATCACAAAATCTTTCTGTAACTTCACCTACGATGGTGGCTGGTGTCCGTGGAACAGTATTTTCATTTGAATTAGAAAAGGGTTCAGTTCCTAAAGTGAAAGTTTATGAAGGAGCCGTTTCGGTTGCCTTTAAAACTTCCCCTAAACTAGTAGAAATCAATGAAGGACTTTCTGCGGAGAATTACAACCGTTTGGTGAAAACTCTAGAAGAAAATGAAGTAGTTTTGGAACCTGGTGAACGTTTGGAAGTAAATCCAAATTTAAATGAACTTGTGTATTTGATCAATGCAAAAGTGGCAGCCAATGCATTAACAAACGAAGAATTAACAGGTTTTTCCGATTTTGATAATGGTTTATCCAAAAAGGAAAGTGTTGTCACTCCTCAAGAAAAAGCCGAAGCAGAAACTCTTGTTTCCATTCGTTCGGAAACAATTCAAAAACAAATAGAATCACCAAAAGACAACTCATCCAATCCATCTGAAGTAGCGGTTGCGACAATCGAAAAAGAACATGCTGGAAAAAGAGAAGAAGCTTTAAATAAAATTGCTGCTGAAGCTGCAAAAACCGGATTTGATGATGAAGAAGAAATTCACAATCATTATAGTGTTTTGGAAACAATTCATAAATCAAACGGAGATGTTCTTTCTGGTGCCGTTGTTGCTCAGTTAGGTGATGTTTTTATTGTTCATTCGACAAAAGGTGTGTTTCAACTTTCAATTGATGATATTGAATATGTAGAATACAAAAATTTCTCAGTAAAAACCAAATTAAAAAAATAA
- a CDS encoding methyl-accepting chemotaxis protein, giving the protein MSIRKRVSLSIAGILFIGFVVLTTFQIYRTATDLNAEIKENSKVTSEKWSFEIQEHLNAMMGVIRGFRFALFYTSPPRESMISSMREILERNDDIFAIWLCYEPNAYEGRDIAFVGKPGHDKTGRFIPYIHHTPDGKISLEPLVDYDNPNGAGDYYLQVKKSNKAKVFGPYEYLAGGKKIQMISLVVPIYPKGKFLGAAGIDLDIATLQEKIGDTKPFRGQGRIAFLSSNGTYVMYGQDQTKLGKKIENPDHLKYYLENLKLGKSFTIQHDGYTDYFSPFHIGKDPQFWALQVSIPDSIFSDQITKVILSSTLISIAILVVVLFFLNFVFKKQISTRLERAMEFSSQIANGNLAINAEEINQDEIGSLLHSMNRMKNSLVSIIADIKSTVEKLGSQSNKMASTSQNLSDTSQAQASAAEESSAAIEELSASADNVGKSMEDAVVKMKEIDKSVLTLREEVQNINKEMEYLAKFASESREHAVVGETAMNESTKAMEDIGEKAERISEVLDIITEISEKTNLLALNAAIEAARAGDAGRGFAVVAEEIGKLALQTGASVKEIGDLVISTNSAVENGNKKVTEAAQVLNLLNSRVKEFETSATRVLESVLLQENNAKDIAQNSNLLTNLNLQIEDAVFEQKRATEEISKTIISISNGTQDVATGSDQLTIVAAEIASQASYLSTQVERFKLK; this is encoded by the coding sequence ATGAGTATACGCAAAAGGGTTTCTCTTTCCATTGCAGGAATTTTATTTATTGGATTTGTTGTGTTAACCACATTTCAAATCTATCGCACAGCCACTGACCTAAATGCCGAAATTAAGGAAAATTCAAAAGTCACTTCTGAAAAATGGTCTTTTGAAATCCAAGAACATCTCAATGCCATGATGGGTGTGATTCGGGGCTTCCGATTTGCTTTGTTTTATACCTCACCTCCTCGAGAATCTATGATCAGTAGTATGAGAGAGATCCTAGAACGTAACGATGATATTTTTGCTATTTGGCTTTGTTATGAACCGAACGCCTACGAAGGACGAGATATTGCTTTTGTTGGAAAACCTGGCCATGATAAAACAGGGAGATTTATCCCCTATATACACCACACACCGGATGGAAAAATCAGTTTGGAGCCATTGGTGGATTACGATAATCCGAATGGAGCAGGGGATTATTACCTTCAAGTTAAAAAATCAAATAAGGCAAAAGTCTTTGGACCTTACGAATATTTGGCGGGTGGAAAAAAAATTCAAATGATTTCACTTGTTGTACCAATTTATCCAAAGGGAAAATTTTTAGGAGCTGCGGGCATTGACTTAGATATCGCAACACTCCAGGAAAAAATTGGAGATACAAAGCCGTTTCGGGGGCAAGGAAGAATTGCATTTTTGTCATCTAACGGAACTTATGTGATGTATGGGCAAGACCAGACCAAATTAGGAAAAAAAATAGAAAATCCTGATCATCTTAAATATTATTTAGAGAATCTTAAATTGGGGAAAAGTTTTACGATCCAACATGACGGATATACAGATTATTTCTCTCCTTTTCATATTGGAAAAGATCCGCAATTTTGGGCATTACAAGTAAGTATCCCTGATTCTATTTTTAGCGATCAAATTACAAAGGTTATTCTTAGTTCCACTTTGATCTCCATTGCTATTTTAGTCGTGGTTCTGTTTTTTCTTAACTTTGTATTTAAAAAACAAATCAGTACTCGTTTGGAAAGGGCGATGGAATTTTCATCTCAAATTGCGAATGGAAACTTGGCTATCAATGCAGAGGAAATTAACCAGGATGAAATTGGTAGTTTACTACATTCAATGAATCGAATGAAGAATAGTTTGGTTTCTATCATTGCCGACATAAAATCCACCGTTGAAAAACTAGGCAGCCAATCGAACAAGATGGCGTCCACTTCACAAAACCTTTCTGACACATCACAAGCGCAAGCTTCTGCCGCTGAAGAATCCTCCGCTGCTATTGAAGAATTATCTGCTTCAGCTGATAATGTTGGTAAGTCGATGGAAGATGCTGTTGTCAAAATGAAAGAGATCGATAAATCAGTGTTAACTCTTAGGGAAGAAGTCCAAAATATAAATAAGGAAATGGAGTATCTCGCTAAGTTTGCTTCTGAATCGAGAGAACATGCCGTAGTGGGTGAAACTGCAATGAATGAATCCACAAAAGCCATGGAAGACATCGGAGAAAAAGCTGAACGAATTAGTGAAGTATTGGATATCATAACGGAAATTTCTGAAAAAACCAATCTACTCGCCTTAAATGCTGCAATTGAAGCCGCAAGAGCTGGTGATGCAGGAAGAGGGTTTGCTGTCGTTGCAGAAGAGATTGGGAAACTAGCATTACAAACCGGTGCTTCGGTAAAAGAAATTGGCGATCTTGTTATCTCTACAAACTCAGCTGTCGAAAATGGAAACAAAAAGGTGACTGAGGCGGCCCAAGTATTAAATTTACTGAATAGCCGAGTGAAAGAATTTGAAACATCCGCAACAAGGGTTTTGGAATCAGTTCTATTACAAGAAAATAATGCGAAAGACATCGCTCAAAATTCAAATCTACTCACCAACTTGAACTTACAAATTGAAGATGCAGTATTTGAACAAAAAAGGGCAACTGAAGAGATATCCAAAACAATCATAAGTATCTCGAACGGAACCCAAGATGTAGCAACTGGATCTGACCAGTTAACGATTGTTGCTGCAGAAATTGCTTCTCAAGCTTCCTACCTTTCCACTCAGGTAGAAAGGTTTAAGCTCAAGTAA
- a CDS encoding alginate export family protein: MSKRISKLTPFLFLSVSFILVGFPVSGIYAQAEPNTTPKVETVSEPFPQQPKEEKKEGYQSQQIGNLSGEYLRSLQVTSKQRKAIQENKSLWFADKFRVGFGIRPKVDSLNNTDFDKSTPDNRNNALTQTQFFILGDINENVLFKITLQDVRLWGGEVVSSGNAEQKYAAIANAGTTVDTTKQREVAINNYTGIREAFLDLKTTNQAFRLRTGRQILEFGDGRILGSRNDSLNGNSFDALRFTGKISNHTLDVFGSVIGAENNSNSIVSNNSTKLGGIGDSYYGGVHYNWKVADWLGIDLYNYSLFKQQRKASTPPALSETRNYRGDDQLNTSGFRLTNRTKNNALPDTTGIDWMVEAAWQTGFNGERVTPDWLNQNGFYSTNQKTGEPPPLSEAVRYKANIVAVQLGYTPVKEFRIGVQYVQASGDPNRNDSSVATYNPLFATRRMAGGSLPFAGNGNSGLVFWQNIKDYSLHLKYESSNYGTFIINPHWYYKVKLQDGYYDNNNYVAGSKATGETASTEDYYNTEAYNPTKPKLGNLVATELNFIYIITPFENVSFWFGATVIKAGDAIRNQKNNPLETDPLHRYDLSPTATMATFQTVFAI, from the coding sequence ATGAGCAAGCGAATATCAAAATTGACTCCCTTTCTTTTCCTTTCGGTTTCCTTCATTCTGGTAGGATTCCCAGTAAGTGGTATTTATGCCCAAGCTGAGCCAAACACAACTCCCAAAGTAGAGACAGTTTCCGAGCCATTCCCCCAACAACCAAAAGAAGAAAAAAAGGAAGGGTACCAAAGCCAACAGATCGGTAATCTATCAGGCGAATATTTGAGAAGTTTGCAAGTCACGAGCAAACAAAGAAAGGCAATCCAAGAGAATAAAAGCCTTTGGTTTGCTGATAAGTTTCGGGTTGGGTTTGGAATTCGACCGAAAGTGGATTCCTTGAATAATACAGATTTCGATAAATCAACACCGGATAACAGAAACAACGCGTTAACTCAAACACAATTTTTTATCCTAGGAGATATCAACGAGAATGTACTATTCAAAATTACATTACAAGATGTACGCCTTTGGGGAGGCGAGGTAGTCTCAAGCGGAAATGCGGAACAGAAATATGCAGCTATTGCAAATGCAGGAACAACAGTTGACACAACCAAACAAAGAGAAGTTGCAATAAATAATTATACAGGGATCCGGGAAGCTTTTTTAGATTTAAAAACAACGAATCAGGCATTTAGATTAAGGACAGGCAGGCAAATTTTAGAATTCGGAGACGGTAGGATCCTTGGTTCCCGAAACGATAGCTTAAACGGTAACTCATTTGATGCACTTAGGTTTACAGGTAAAATCAGCAATCATACATTGGACGTTTTTGGCTCAGTCATCGGAGCAGAAAATAATTCAAACAGCATTGTATCAAACAATTCAACAAAGTTAGGTGGTATAGGAGATTCTTATTATGGTGGAGTTCATTATAACTGGAAAGTAGCCGATTGGCTTGGAATTGACTTGTATAATTACAGTTTATTTAAACAACAAAGAAAAGCATCTACTCCTCCAGCCCTTTCAGAAACAAGAAACTACCGTGGTGACGATCAACTGAATACCTCAGGTTTTCGACTAACCAATCGAACTAAAAATAACGCTCTTCCTGATACAACCGGAATTGACTGGATGGTGGAAGCAGCTTGGCAAACTGGTTTTAATGGAGAACGAGTAACTCCGGATTGGTTAAATCAAAATGGGTTTTACTCAACAAATCAAAAAACCGGGGAACCACCTCCCCTTTCAGAAGCAGTTCGTTACAAAGCAAATATCGTTGCAGTTCAACTTGGATATACTCCAGTAAAAGAATTTCGAATAGGAGTTCAATATGTGCAAGCATCAGGTGATCCAAACCGAAATGATTCTAGCGTTGCTACTTACAATCCCCTATTTGCAACAAGACGAATGGCAGGAGGCTCCTTACCGTTTGCAGGGAATGGAAACTCTGGTCTTGTCTTTTGGCAAAATATCAAAGACTACTCATTACATCTAAAATACGAATCATCAAATTACGGGACTTTTATTATCAACCCACATTGGTATTATAAAGTGAAATTACAAGATGGTTATTATGATAACAATAATTATGTTGCTGGAAGTAAGGCAACAGGAGAGACAGCATCAACAGAAGATTATTATAATACCGAAGCATACAATCCAACAAAACCCAAGTTAGGGAATCTAGTAGCAACTGAATTAAACTTTATCTATATCATCACCCCATTCGAAAATGTATCGTTTTGGTTTGGAGCAACTGTGATTAAGGCAGGCGATGCAATCCGCAACCAAAAGAATAATCCACTGGAAACTGATCCTCTACATCGATATGACTTGAGTCCAACAGCTACAATGGCTACATTTCAAACAGTATTTGCGATTTAA
- a CDS encoding HpcH/HpaI aldolase/citrate lyase family protein, producing the protein MALTHPQSALFAGEKPFPIIPACEHFAGSEKLITKALELQNKLGGLFDITMDCEDGAQTGKEKEHAEMIVRIQNSELNKHKMSGVRIHDYTNEHWRGDVDILVPGAGNVIAYITIPKPTKASQVKEQITYIQDACKKAGIKREIPIHVLIETHGALNDVFEIAALPWLQVLDFGLMDFISGHHGAIPASCMKSPGQFDHELLRRGKSNLVAAALMNGVIPAHNVTLDLKNIYQTYADAKRAHDEFGFLRMWSIYPAQIQSILDAMAPNFAETQTACDILIKAQDAEWGPIQHDGDLHDRATYRYFWELVQRAKLTGQKLPDEVEKRFFSN; encoded by the coding sequence ATGGCACTGACTCACCCGCAATCAGCTCTCTTTGCAGGAGAAAAACCTTTCCCTATCATCCCTGCTTGTGAACACTTCGCTGGATCTGAAAAACTCATCACTAAAGCCCTTGAGTTGCAAAATAAACTCGGTGGACTTTTCGACATCACGATGGACTGCGAAGACGGTGCCCAAACTGGAAAAGAAAAAGAACACGCAGAGATGATTGTTCGTATCCAAAACTCTGAACTGAACAAACATAAAATGAGTGGAGTTCGTATCCATGATTATACAAACGAACATTGGCGAGGCGATGTTGATATCCTTGTACCGGGAGCAGGAAATGTAATTGCTTACATCACAATCCCTAAGCCTACAAAAGCAAGTCAGGTGAAAGAGCAAATCACTTACATTCAAGATGCGTGCAAAAAAGCAGGAATCAAAAGAGAAATTCCAATTCACGTACTCATCGAAACTCACGGTGCGTTAAATGATGTGTTCGAAATTGCAGCACTTCCTTGGTTACAAGTTTTAGATTTTGGTTTAATGGACTTTATTTCCGGACACCATGGTGCGATTCCAGCATCTTGTATGAAATCTCCTGGTCAATTTGACCACGAACTTCTCCGCCGTGGAAAATCAAACTTGGTAGCAGCGGCACTTATGAATGGGGTGATTCCTGCTCATAACGTAACTTTGGATTTAAAAAACATCTACCAAACTTATGCGGATGCGAAACGTGCGCATGATGAATTCGGTTTTTTACGTATGTGGTCCATTTATCCTGCACAAATCCAATCTATTTTGGATGCAATGGCTCCGAACTTTGCAGAAACACAAACAGCTTGTGACATTCTAATCAAAGCTCAAGATGCAGAATGGGGTCCAATCCAACATGATGGTGACTTACATGACCGAGCCACATACCGATATTTCTGGGAACTTGTCCAACGAGCAAAACTCACAGGACAAAAACTTCCAGATGAAGTAGAGAAACGATTCTTTTCAAACTAA
- a CDS encoding bacitracin resistance protein BacA, translated as MDPDHIYTPPGGPPPPNPNVKFLFEKWGESAIRQLVSDFYDLVAHSEIKWMFQGDWDLAKEKQADFMIQVLGGPSYYIEKWGPARMRMRHFVFPISEKEREVWFRCYDEALQKFDFEHDDKIDFLYFLDGFSAWMVNRKDSNQ; from the coding sequence TTGGATCCTGATCATATATACACACCGCCAGGTGGTCCTCCCCCTCCAAACCCCAATGTAAAATTTCTTTTTGAAAAATGGGGAGAATCTGCCATTCGCCAACTTGTCTCCGATTTTTATGACCTGGTTGCTCATTCTGAAATTAAATGGATGTTTCAGGGGGATTGGGATTTGGCCAAAGAGAAACAAGCGGATTTTATGATCCAAGTGTTAGGTGGTCCAAGTTATTATATAGAAAAATGGGGACCTGCTAGGATGAGGATGCGCCATTTTGTTTTTCCTATTTCTGAAAAGGAGAGGGAAGTTTGGTTTCGTTGTTATGACGAAGCCTTACAGAAGTTTGATTTTGAACATGATGACAAAATTGATTTTTTATACTTTTTGGACGGTTTTAGTGCATGGATGGTAAATCGGAAAGATTCTAATCAGTAA
- a CDS encoding ornithine carbamoyltransferase has protein sequence MSQVKHLISWQDWSDGEIRELLEFAVYVKKNRVYFSGHMAGRSLAMLFQKTSTRTRVSFEAGMTELGGHAIFLDWMASNFLLSDIDFEGKYLSSNVAIIMARLKKHEDLLVLKSGSTVPVINGCCNLFHPCQSLADILTIVMDSPNDWQKKNLCYIGVHNNVANSLIEITAALEIHLTLVTPIASDDSIVKESIERAKKKGTISWETDVKKAVTRADYVYTDTWVDMEYFNDPKFQKEKEERIQLMMPYQVNSELLKNTKAKVMHDMPIHAGYEITREMVESDRSIIFTQAENRLDAQKAVILKLLENHN, from the coding sequence ATGTCCCAAGTCAAACATTTGATATCTTGGCAAGATTGGAGCGACGGAGAAATCCGAGAACTCCTCGAGTTTGCAGTCTATGTAAAGAAAAATCGCGTTTATTTTTCGGGACATATGGCTGGGCGGTCTCTTGCAATGTTATTCCAAAAAACATCAACAAGAACCAGGGTATCTTTCGAAGCAGGAATGACTGAACTTGGTGGACACGCAATTTTTCTAGATTGGATGGCTTCCAACTTCCTACTTTCTGATATTGATTTCGAAGGAAAGTATCTTTCTAGTAATGTTGCCATCATTATGGCTCGACTCAAAAAACACGAAGATCTTCTTGTATTAAAATCTGGTTCAACAGTGCCTGTGATCAATGGATGTTGCAATTTATTTCATCCTTGCCAATCTCTTGCAGATATACTGACTATAGTAATGGATTCACCAAACGACTGGCAGAAGAAAAATCTATGCTATATTGGCGTACATAATAATGTAGCAAACTCTCTCATTGAAATCACTGCCGCTCTGGAAATCCACTTAACACTTGTAACACCGATTGCTTCAGATGATTCTATTGTCAAAGAATCGATAGAACGAGCAAAAAAGAAAGGCACTATTTCCTGGGAAACAGATGTCAAAAAAGCTGTGACTCGTGCAGATTATGTTTATACAGATACTTGGGTGGATATGGAATATTTTAATGACCCAAAGTTTCAAAAAGAAAAAGAAGAAAGAATTCAATTGATGATGCCATATCAGGTTAATTCGGAACTCTTAAAAAACACAAAAGCAAAAGTGATGCATGATATGCCTATCCATGCAGGTTATGAAATCACGAGAGAGATGGTTGAAAGCGATCGCTCAATCATTTTCACTCAGGCAGAAAACAGATTGGATGCACAAAAGGCTGTTATCCTAAAACTTTTAGAAAACCACAATTAG
- a CDS encoding LEPBI_I2431 family sigma-54 regulated protein encodes MLNTRRTDRIESLDWDDLVLKLFSINERPEFLLAKIGNISELGVSGSVDQDIQIKDRDLVTGIIESDLTRSRISFKGKIAWMKETDQGLLFGIKFSEELILPNFIIARSIAESAA; translated from the coding sequence ATGTTAAATACAAGACGAACCGATCGAATTGAATCTTTGGACTGGGATGATTTGGTCTTAAAACTCTTTTCTATTAATGAAAGGCCGGAATTCCTACTCGCAAAAATTGGAAATATTTCGGAACTTGGGGTGAGTGGTTCGGTCGACCAGGATATCCAAATAAAAGACAGAGACCTTGTCACAGGAATCATTGAAAGTGACTTAACTAGATCTCGTATTTCATTCAAAGGCAAAATTGCCTGGATGAAAGAAACTGACCAAGGACTCCTCTTCGGGATCAAATTTTCAGAAGAACTTATCCTACCTAATTTTATCATAGCCAGGTCAATTGCAGAATCGGCAGCCTAA